From the Onychostoma macrolepis isolate SWU-2019 chromosome 13, ASM1243209v1, whole genome shotgun sequence genome, the window tataaatatttttaaaataaactctaCTCTTAGATACACTGTCCTGATCTCATCATTGTCTTGGTGGTTTGTGTCAGTGaatgtcaaataaattaataggaTAAAAGTGTGATAGTAAGTTGATTTAAATcctgtaaaaattaaaaaacaaatcgaCAGATTAAAACAGAATAGGGCTGTTAGCATAAATAAGTTTCAGCTTCAGGTAAatcctaaataaatattttatcctGAGGTCATTGAAAGGTGCGCGACTGACTCCTAGCTGTAGAAAGTCGGAATTTCACAACAACGTCAATAAATTACTAGTTTACTTTAAACGTTtagaaatattaacatattaattaACATCAAAGCAGCCAGTCGTGACttacaattaataaatatggATTTATTAATCTGTGGgttattttatttccatataACACTTTTTTATAACTTTCAAGTATTTTTCAAATCCTCTTACCTCTTACctcttaaataaaaatttattttaaacactttctgaaaacaagtttttaatacAAATTCTATTTAGCATCGTTTTTCAGTCAGGCAGTACCTCAATGTACCACACCACCGCTCAGGCATATTCTCGGACACCTACGGGTCCTTCTTCCTTTTCCTCGTCCCTGAGCGAGCCGACGCCAAGATGGTGAGTGGACTGTGGacaaatgattttgaaaatcCGATTAAATCTTCTCCATCCAGCCGTATTATATTGACATTGTTGCCACAAAGCACTCTACATATATACAATAACCAATATATAGCTTCATTTAGAGAATATAATGTGTACGAACTCTTCGGTATGGTGTCTCGTTTCATACCATCGTGCTACTcttagcagtggtaggagaataaaaatgttacattgcGGGCATATATGTGTATCCGTAGACCAGAAATAGGAACTATATAACATTGGAAAACTTGAATTGATTCATCTATTTTGTATTTAGCTCATGAAGCTAATGTAGCTAAAGTGCTAACCATGGTTTCGTGCTCATTAAGTGCTTAAACTGCACAGGTTTCGGTCTGCATCTATACAAGATGCTCACGTTTCCGTTTGAATATCGCTATTAAATACTACTAGTAAACACTAGGCGTTTTCACAGTACATAGCTGTCAAGTAACTGTTTAGGGTAAGAAATGTGACTGTTATGATTAGTATAATGAATTCTGCTCTTTGAGAAATTGCTTCAAGTTGAACATCAGCCCAGCTCATAGATGAAACCTGAAATAtttcaactgtttttatttcttcttcaAATGTTCCTAACAAATGTCTCTACATTTTGCAGAACGAGACAGTCACCGTCAGGACCAGAAAGTTTATGACAAACCGGCTGCTTCAAAGGAAGCAAATGGTAAGCGTGTGACTATTGTATGCTAGCTTAATGTAGTTTATTGTGCACTTGTTCATTTGCTCATTCAcgtttttgttattgtttcagGTTGTAGATGTCCTGCATCCAGGCAAAGCAACAGTCCCCAAGACAGAGATCAGGGAGAAGCTtgcaaaaatgtacaaaaccACCCCAGATGTGGTGTTCGTCTTCGGCTTCAAAACTCAGTTTGGCGGTGGCAAGACAACAGGATTTGGCATGATCTATGACTCGTTGGACTACGCCAAGAAAAATGAGCCCAAATACAGGCTGCAAAGGGTATGCAACTCATGATGCTTGTAGGATTGTGTGGTTAATCAAATTGAAATGGAAAGGCTGTGACTTCAATATGCACTGCATGTTGCAGAGTGAAAGTGTGGCATTAATCAGAAATGAAACGCCGCAATGTTTAAGAATGAAGAAGTTAATATGGATGTAGATGTTGTTATTGTGCTTTTTTACagttgtaatgtaaaatgtcacattttagttaatatttacagtagtattGCTTATTTTGTAGTAATAGTAATGTTATATAGTAGTTAATAGTAGTTTTTctataatgacaaaatgtttgaaattgtGCTGCCTTGTaaacaagcacagcaaacctgcagatttaaagaaaaaaaaaaaaaatgcacttttttttttcttttatcaaGTCATTTCCATTAGCCCTTGCTGTCCTAAAGAGAAGTTAAACCTGAAAATCTAAGTTATCATTAATTCTTGTTCAAAACTTTTTCCAAtagtctctcgctctctctctctctctttctctctctctctctctctctctctctctctatatatatatatatatatatatatatatatatatatatatatatatatatatatatatatatatctatatatatatatattagagagagagagagagcatgagTAATGACAGCTTTTATAAGTGAACATTGTGTTTTGttcattacatttacttacaaGCTCTTCCTTGTTTTCCTCAGCATGGCCTTTATGAGAAGAAAAAGACATCTAGGAAGCAGCGCAAGGAACGCAAGAACAGAATGAAGAAAGTTAGAGGCATCAAGAAAGCCTCTGTTGGTGCTGCTGGCAAGAAggtaatgttcattttttttgtttcgaGTTCTTTAGGATTCGGAGCACTTATTTCTGTTGCCCATCATAGATGTTTGTTTCGTCATTACTGTCTTGGGTTTTAATGTGTAACTTGTCATCTTTCCTTTACCAAATGTACATCTGGATTATAGAAGGTAAACACTTTCACAAGTAGACTAACTGCTGTGGAAGGAGAGTCTGGAGTGATCTGTAAAGTTAACTCCAAACATTTAGCTGTTATGTTGATGGCTAATGCTATTGACCAGTATGTGATTGGAAGTAATGCTTACAGGCAACTCTGTTTAATCCCACTCGAGTAGTGCAACTAGTGTGCTCACTAATAGTGAAGTTCTGGACTATGCAGTAGTTAAGTAGAATAAACTATATTGCAATTGCTCTCTGAAATTGGTTTACAAATTCATGTGACAGTCAGAGACTGTTTTTATGGGGCTTAGTTTACATACCCACCATGAAAGTCTATTTCAGAGAGCAATTATAGAACTTGATAGTGTTAGTTGAAAGTTCTTATCTTTTGTCCAATCTTTTGCCCTCTTTTGCCTCCCTGGGATGTTTACAGAAGTGAAAGGCTTGAGGTTTCAGGATAAGGTAGAGTGGAAATCGGCATGGTGTGCTGATGTGATCCACTTTTACCACTTACTTGAAGTGCTTTGCATGTTCAATCCCAATGCCTCACCTCACTTGCAGATATTTTAAGGATCCTGTGTTTCTAACACGGATAAAAAAGATCAGTTTCAGTTTATGTATATGAATTGTTCCAGTCAGCTTATTTGACTGTTATAAATCACTACTAATTTGTAGCATGCTGTGTGTGGTTAGCATTCACTCATTTGAGGTAAACTAGCCACTTGACTGCATGTCTGCAAGTTTGACAGAACCAACTGGAGTATTCAGAAACAACCCCTCCCTCAGTTATATTTTCCCTTGAAGTGAGTTTGTCCTTGATATACATACTTAGGGGTTTTGTATGGGTAGTATGTATAATAGTTTTGTAGTTTTGAGTTTTGGAATGTTGTAGAA encodes:
- the rps24 gene encoding 40S ribosomal protein S24 isoform X2 translates to MNETVTVRTRKFMTNRLLQRKQMVVDVLHPGKATVPKTEIREKLAKMYKTTPDVVFVFGFKTQFGGGKTTGFGMIYDSLDYAKKNEPKYRLQRHGLYEKKKTSRKQRKERKNRMKKVRGIKKASVGAAGKK
- the rps24 gene encoding 40S ribosomal protein S24 isoform X1; translation: MNETVTVRTRKFMTNRLLQRKQMVVDVLHPGKATVPKTEIREKLAKMYKTTPDVVFVFGFKTQFGGGKTTGFGMIYDSLDYAKKNEPKYRLQRHGLYEKKKTSRKQRKERKNRMKKVRGIKKASVGAAGKKK